In Halalkalicoccus subterraneus, one DNA window encodes the following:
- a CDS encoding type II toxin-antitoxin system death-on-curing family toxin, producing MWLIVADHPYVDGNKRTALWSAAYLYDLNGYQLEPDDTIRTILRDLATDAEDVDLSRVEDYLHQRTIHEND from the coding sequence TCATGTGGTTGATTGTAGCGGATCATCCATATGTTGATGGGAACAAACGAACGGCACTCTGGTCAGCAGCCTATCTCTACGATCTGAACGGTTACCAGTTAGAACCTGACGACACTATCCGGACGATCCTCCGGGATCTTGCGACAGATGCGGAGGATGTTGATCTTTCACGGGTTGAAGACTATCTTCACCAGCGAACGATCCACGAAAACGACTAA